A single region of the Methanomicrobia archaeon genome encodes:
- a CDS encoding amino acid permease, giving the protein MRRDVLKRALGLWQITVMGIGVILGAGIYVIIGAAAGLSGNGLWLSVLLAGIVAALTGLSYAELSSRFPEAGAEYVYIERSFGDTLAGLTGWLIIVGSIIAAATVAVGFAKYFSALFQTTIPVIAVATLLVCGVILIAGIKETAFITILFTLIEASGLLIIIFIGVPYLNTIDYLELARGLNGVIEAGVLIFFSYIGFENIARLAEETKEPEKNMPRAILLAISMTTVIYVLVVIAALSVVSWQELAQAEAPLALIAQRVYGDRLALVLSVIALFSTFNTVLVTLLSSSRLVYGIAAYRALPGIFLSTSEKLQTPWIAIIAVVGVSIPFVFLGDLATIANLANFTIFIIFIMVNASVIYFRYRQPVETGFKTPLTIGRFPVLPFLGLLTALFMLIYLPTEVLSLGFVLVILGVLVHLALEYHVNEDAAFGRSR; this is encoded by the coding sequence GTGAGAAGAGACGTGTTGAAACGTGCTCTGGGGCTCTGGCAGATAACGGTGATGGGTATCGGGGTCATTCTCGGCGCCGGTATCTATGTGATTATCGGGGCGGCGGCAGGGCTCAGTGGTAATGGTTTGTGGCTCTCGGTACTGCTTGCTGGTATCGTTGCTGCATTAACCGGATTAAGCTATGCCGAGCTGTCTTCCCGGTTCCCCGAAGCAGGAGCGGAATACGTGTATATCGAGAGATCCTTTGGTGATACCTTAGCAGGGCTTACCGGCTGGTTGATCATCGTGGGCAGCATCATTGCGGCTGCGACCGTTGCGGTTGGTTTCGCGAAGTACTTCTCCGCCCTTTTTCAGACCACCATTCCGGTGATCGCGGTCGCGACGCTGCTCGTCTGCGGTGTCATTCTCATTGCGGGAATAAAAGAGACGGCGTTCATCACCATTCTCTTCACCCTGATCGAAGCGAGCGGTTTGCTCATTATCATCTTCATCGGCGTGCCGTATCTCAACACAATCGACTATCTCGAGCTGGCACGGGGTCTGAACGGCGTTATAGAAGCGGGTGTATTGATTTTCTTCAGTTATATCGGCTTTGAGAACATTGCGCGGCTGGCAGAAGAAACGAAAGAGCCGGAGAAGAATATGCCGCGGGCTATTCTGCTCGCCATCAGTATGACCACCGTGATTTATGTCCTTGTGGTGATTGCCGCGTTGAGCGTTGTTTCATGGCAGGAATTAGCACAGGCGGAGGCGCCACTTGCACTTATCGCACAGCGTGTGTACGGCGATCGTCTCGCACTCGTGTTATCGGTTATTGCCCTTTTTTCGACCTTCAATACCGTGCTGGTAACGCTCCTCAGTAGCTCGCGGCTTGTCTACGGCATCGCAGCATACCGGGCCCTGCCCGGGATCTTCCTCTCGACCTCGGAGAAACTGCAGACACCGTGGATCGCGATCATAGCAGTCGTCGGTGTTTCTATCCCCTTCGTATTTCTTGGTGATCTGGCGACGATCGCCAATCTCGCGAACTTCACGATCTTTATCATTTTCATCATGGTCAATGCCTCGGTCATTTATTTCAGGTACCGGCAACCGGTGGAAACCGGCTTCAAAACGCCACTCACCATCGGCCGATTCCCGGTTTTACCGTTTCTGGGTCTGCTCACCGCGCTCTTCATGCTGATCTACTTACCGACCGAGGTGCTCAGCCTGGGGTTTGTGCTCGTTATTCTGGGCGTACTTGTTCACCTCGCTCTGGAATACCACGTTAATGAGGACGCGGCGTTTGGACGATCTAGATAA
- a CDS encoding radical SAM protein — MRNCILCGKEHVSAALQVCVDCLRSGRAEALELVRSVHARIRAQYRLPVEPPRSEGGIRCTTCANECVIPEGAWGYCGLRTNVDGKLRSAAPHDHAILYSYIDPLPTNCCAAWFCPGSAQYDKVNVAVFSYGCNFNCLFCQNASHKEFQAIKPVSVNQFVAGVTRRDDVHCICYFGGSPEPQLPFALRASEAVLAKRTVRICWEWNGCGNRTLVKRAAELSVTSGGIVKFDLKAFNPHLGLALCGVSNQRAYENFERIAHRYFEHSEPPVLTATTLLVPFYVDEQEIEQIAKFIADLNPEIPYSLLVFHPDFCMRDLPITPREQVKRCYETAKRYLNNVNIGNQQLLGVL; from the coding sequence ATGCGAAACTGCATCCTCTGCGGTAAGGAGCATGTATCAGCCGCGTTGCAGGTCTGCGTCGACTGCCTTCGCAGCGGCCGAGCAGAAGCGTTAGAGCTCGTCAGGAGCGTACATGCGCGCATCAGAGCGCAGTACCGCCTTCCGGTTGAGCCACCGCGAAGCGAAGGTGGGATACGCTGCACCACCTGCGCGAACGAGTGCGTGATACCAGAGGGTGCGTGGGGCTACTGCGGGCTGCGAACGAACGTGGACGGTAAACTGAGATCCGCAGCGCCCCACGACCATGCGATCCTGTATTCGTATATCGATCCGTTGCCAACGAACTGCTGCGCGGCATGGTTCTGCCCCGGCTCCGCGCAATACGATAAGGTGAACGTGGCAGTCTTCAGCTACGGGTGCAACTTCAACTGCCTCTTCTGTCAGAACGCATCGCACAAGGAGTTCCAGGCGATCAAGCCTGTGAGTGTCAATCAGTTCGTTGCCGGCGTGACCCGGCGTGACGATGTCCACTGCATCTGTTATTTCGGTGGCAGTCCCGAGCCGCAGCTCCCGTTTGCACTGCGCGCTTCTGAGGCTGTTCTGGCGAAGCGAACCGTGCGAATCTGCTGGGAATGGAACGGTTGCGGCAATAGAACGTTAGTGAAACGTGCGGCTGAGCTCTCAGTCACCAGCGGCGGGATCGTCAAGTTCGACCTCAAAGCCTTTAACCCGCATCTGGGCCTAGCACTGTGCGGCGTTTCCAACCAGCGCGCGTACGAGAACTTCGAGCGGATCGCACACCGGTATTTCGAGCATTCCGAACCCCCGGTGCTTACCGCGACGACGCTGCTCGTACCCTTTTATGTCGACGAGCAGGAGATAGAGCAGATCGCGAAGTTCATTGCGGACCTGAACCCTGAGATACCGTATTCGTTACTCGTCTTCCATCCCGATTTCTGTATGCGCGATCTGCCGATCACGCCGCGTGAGCAGGTGAAACGCTGCTACGAGACGGCCAAACGATACCTGAATAACGTGAATATCGGAAACCAGCAGTTGCTCGGGGTGCTGTAA
- the pscS gene encoding O-phospho-L-seryl-tRNA:Cys-tRNA synthase yields the protein MDIRVRKIYEALFALEELRELYRHTVPAGLDEQEEAHVSARIAHLEQLIQELKAGNGIPIKQVTPDLELRTREEEYININPIQAGGRLTVDARKALIAYGDGYSVCDRCLTGRLDEITQPPIAEFHAELAEFVGMDEVRVLPGARRGFQAVTSSLVARGDVVIVSDLAHYTEFLAVELAGGVIREATSGEEHVITGEAVAEAIDVVKSETGKLPKLIIIELVDYSYGNVHDVAGVGTVAQDYGIPFLCNGAYAVGMMPVNGKEIGADFLVGSGHKGMAAVAPSGILATTAAWSSRVFRGSGIMGDRTGRRFEHKEPELLGCTLMGATVLSMMASFPAVKERVQHWDDEVAKSNYFAREFLRIDGNRIMSEYPRRHTLSRVDTRASFDQIAKTHKRRGYFLSEDLKKRKIVGEFAGSTRVWKLNTYGLSWARVKYLSAAFLEIAENYGLKIH from the coding sequence ATGGATATCCGAGTACGAAAGATCTATGAGGCGTTGTTCGCGCTTGAAGAGTTGCGTGAGCTTTACCGGCACACCGTACCGGCTGGCCTTGACGAGCAGGAGGAAGCGCACGTTTCAGCCCGCATTGCGCACCTCGAGCAGCTCATACAGGAGTTGAAGGCGGGCAACGGCATTCCGATCAAGCAGGTTACGCCCGATCTCGAATTGCGGACACGGGAAGAGGAATACATCAATATCAATCCCATCCAGGCCGGTGGACGGTTGACGGTGGACGCGCGCAAGGCGCTCATTGCCTATGGTGATGGCTATTCGGTCTGTGACCGGTGCCTGACGGGCCGACTGGATGAGATAACGCAGCCGCCGATCGCGGAATTTCACGCCGAATTGGCTGAGTTCGTGGGCATGGACGAGGTGCGCGTACTGCCTGGTGCGCGTCGCGGCTTTCAGGCTGTTACGTCCTCACTGGTGGCGCGTGGCGACGTCGTCATCGTCTCGGATCTGGCGCACTACACGGAATTCCTGGCTGTTGAACTCGCCGGTGGCGTTATACGCGAGGCTACGTCCGGTGAGGAGCACGTTATCACCGGCGAGGCGGTCGCGGAAGCGATCGACGTGGTGAAGAGCGAGACGGGGAAGCTGCCAAAGCTGATTATCATCGAGCTCGTGGATTACAGTTACGGTAACGTGCACGATGTCGCGGGCGTTGGCACGGTAGCACAGGATTACGGCATCCCGTTCCTCTGTAACGGCGCGTATGCCGTGGGGATGATGCCCGTTAACGGTAAGGAGATCGGCGCAGATTTCCTCGTCGGTTCGGGGCACAAGGGCATGGCTGCCGTTGCGCCCTCCGGCATCCTCGCGACGACCGCGGCATGGTCGTCCAGAGTGTTCAGAGGCAGCGGTATCATGGGCGACCGCACCGGGAGGCGCTTCGAGCACAAGGAGCCTGAGCTGCTCGGGTGCACCTTGATGGGCGCGACGGTTCTCTCAATGATGGCCTCATTCCCGGCCGTGAAGGAGCGGGTGCAGCACTGGGACGATGAAGTGGCGAAGTCGAATTACTTTGCTCGCGAGTTCCTCCGCATCGACGGGAACAGGATCATGAGTGAATACCCGCGCAGGCACACACTCTCGCGGGTGGACACGCGTGCGAGCTTCGATCAGATCGCGAAGACGCATAAACGCCGGGGCTACTTCCTCAGTGAGGACTTAAAGAAGCGGAAGATCGTGGGCGAGTTCGCGGGCTCGACACGCGTGTGGAAACTGAACACGTACGGGCTGAGCTGGGCGCGTGTGAAGTACCTGAGCGCGGCGTTTCTGGAGATCGCGGAAAATTACGGGCTGAAAATACACTGA
- a CDS encoding GntP family permease gives MSPLIIFLLALALILVLTTILRIHPFLSLLGVSIFVAIAAGRPFAGLESLLTGMSRVLYQLGIIIVCGSIIGTILEGIGGTTVIADDIIRLTKRPVLALNMLGFLVALPVMCCILAYIILIPIAREIALRQKIPVGVVATSLSLGTLASYELIYPAPGVYSAATELGVVGPEIVLLGVMIAIPTSLVGYWYAQRFCRVGAIPVSTVGTVRARASRLRAYPPILVPVVLIFAQLLVPRPVLDYVGDPNIALLIGVALAFLTTSRLGQENRNLWTGEAVRRGGGILMVLCAGGALGAVLGMTGVGLELSAVVIKSGLPALFIPFLLAVAIQTVQGSRLVTFIVVPGLLAPILPSLGLHPLLVLFALASGTFMISHANDAYFWTVVELAELTPAAGYRCYTLGGMVLGVIALGITLLLHFSGMFAV, from the coding sequence ATGTCCCCGCTCATCATTTTCCTGCTCGCCCTGGCTCTGATCCTGGTGCTCACCACGATATTGCGTATCCATCCCTTTCTGAGTTTGCTGGGCGTCTCGATCTTCGTGGCGATCGCGGCAGGGCGGCCGTTTGCGGGCCTGGAATCGCTCTTGACGGGCATGAGCCGGGTGCTCTATCAGCTGGGGATCATCATCGTCTGCGGCAGCATCATCGGCACGATTTTGGAGGGTATCGGCGGAACAACGGTGATTGCCGATGATATCATCCGGCTCACGAAGAGACCGGTCCTTGCCCTGAATATGCTCGGGTTCCTCGTGGCATTGCCGGTGATGTGCTGCATCCTCGCCTATATTATCCTGATTCCCATCGCACGTGAAATAGCCCTCAGGCAGAAGATACCCGTGGGCGTGGTCGCGACCTCGCTGAGCCTGGGCACACTCGCCTCCTACGAGCTCATCTATCCCGCACCAGGCGTGTATTCTGCCGCGACCGAACTTGGGGTGGTTGGCCCGGAGATCGTGCTGCTCGGTGTCATGATCGCGATTCCCACATCACTGGTCGGCTACTGGTACGCGCAGCGGTTCTGCAGGGTCGGAGCGATTCCCGTGAGCACGGTTGGCACGGTCAGAGCGCGCGCGAGCAGATTACGCGCCTATCCGCCCATCCTCGTGCCCGTAGTGCTCATCTTCGCGCAGCTTCTCGTGCCCCGCCCCGTGCTGGACTACGTGGGTGATCCGAACATCGCGCTCTTGATCGGCGTTGCACTCGCCTTTCTTACCACGAGCCGTTTGGGGCAGGAGAACCGCAACCTCTGGACCGGGGAAGCGGTACGACGGGGTGGCGGGATCCTCATGGTGCTCTGCGCAGGCGGTGCGCTTGGCGCGGTCCTGGGAATGACCGGCGTTGGTCTGGAGCTCAGCGCGGTGGTTATCAAGTCAGGACTGCCCGCGCTCTTCATCCCCTTCCTGCTCGCCGTCGCGATCCAGACCGTGCAGGGCTCGCGGCTCGTCACGTTCATCGTTGTCCCTGGCCTTCTGGCGCCGATTTTACCGTCCCTGGGCCTGCACCCTCTGCTCGTGCTATTCGCTCTGGCCTCAGGCACGTTCATGATCTCGCACGCGAATGACGCGTACTTCTGGACGGTGGTGGAGCTTGCGGAGCTCACGCCAGCGGCTGGCTATCGGTGCTATACGTTGGGCGGGATGGTGCTCGGGGTGATCGCTCTGGGCATAACGCTGCTCCTGCATTTCTCGGGCATGTTTGCGGTGTAA
- a CDS encoding DUF3795 domain-containing protein yields the protein MPSACGLACEVCGLREQGFCPLDGCVPGTDHAAQEKLEKFTVAVGHPCFILECAIKNHVDHCTRCPEFPCPIHYQQGLYSEKLLDMIKGIRGKK from the coding sequence ATGCCAAGTGCATGCGGGTTAGCGTGCGAAGTTTGCGGCCTGCGGGAGCAAGGATTCTGCCCCCTCGACGGCTGTGTACCGGGGACCGATCACGCAGCTCAGGAGAAGCTGGAAAAGTTCACCGTCGCGGTTGGCCATCCCTGCTTCATTCTTGAGTGCGCGATCAAGAACCATGTGGATCATTGCACGCGCTGCCCCGAATTCCCCTGCCCGATCCATTACCAGCAGGGGCTCTACAGCGAGAAACTCCTCGACATGATTAAAGGCATACGCGGGAAGAAGTAG
- the rnhC gene encoding ribonuclease HIII has translation MTFHVTEEQKHKLRQYLETAGFSFEPRPNQDFLARNDTLVVNLYSSGKIVFGGSNKAGIQELTEFLLSIGSVDRAEKEKEYPPIPVSGTRIGTDEAGKGDYFGPLVVAGVLITAETEKELSIRGVRDSKTLAETTISNLAFEIKRLLSKEDYAVIWISPAKYNILYQKVGNLNKILGWAHARAIENILRAGTDCKVAIADQFGDKRYIETALMRNGREIELVQLPKAERDRAVAAASILARDTFVGKLRELGERYDTLFPKGSSNVVTFGTQFVKEYGVDALLDVAKVHFSITREITGGLVPRVSEDLKTDW, from the coding sequence ATGACCTTCCACGTGACCGAAGAACAGAAGCATAAACTGCGGCAGTATTTAGAGACCGCCGGGTTCTCATTCGAACCGCGACCCAATCAGGACTTTTTGGCACGAAACGATACCCTTGTCGTTAACCTGTATAGTAGCGGTAAAATCGTATTCGGCGGCAGCAACAAAGCGGGGATCCAGGAACTAACGGAGTTCCTGTTATCAATAGGCTCTGTTGACCGGGCGGAAAAAGAGAAGGAATATCCGCCTATACCTGTTTCAGGTACCAGAATAGGCACCGATGAAGCGGGAAAAGGTGATTACTTTGGGCCGTTAGTGGTCGCAGGTGTTCTGATCACAGCAGAAACGGAAAAGGAGTTATCAATACGCGGGGTCAGAGATTCTAAAACGCTTGCTGAGACAACCATTTCGAATCTCGCTTTTGAAATCAAGCGATTGCTAAGCAAAGAGGACTATGCAGTCATCTGGATCAGCCCCGCAAAGTACAATATCTTATACCAAAAAGTGGGTAATTTAAACAAGATTCTGGGATGGGCACATGCAAGGGCGATAGAAAATATATTGCGTGCCGGAACGGACTGCAAAGTGGCAATCGCTGACCAGTTTGGAGATAAACGTTACATTGAAACTGCGTTGATGAGGAACGGAAGAGAAATAGAGTTGGTTCAACTGCCAAAAGCCGAGCGTGATCGAGCTGTTGCTGCCGCTTCTATACTGGCACGCGATACATTTGTTGGTAAATTACGTGAGCTGGGTGAGCGGTATGACACGTTATTTCCGAAAGGGTCCTCGAATGTCGTGACATTTGGCACGCAGTTTGTAAAAGAATACGGTGTGGATGCCCTGCTGGATGTCGCTAAAGTTCATTTCTCCATAACGCGAGAAATTACCGGTGGATTGGTCCCCCGCGTGAGCGAAGATCTCAAGACCGATTGGTGA